CATGCCAAGCATGAGGATGGCGTGCGCTTTGTTGACGAGGTCCTCCTTCtcgtcggcagcggccttgcGCCGCGCGGCCTCCAGCTCCTCGCGCTGGGCGGCGAACTTGGCCGCGGCGGCATTGACCTTGACGACCGCTCTCCGTTCCCTCCTCCTCGCCGATTTCGCGTCCAacttggcgatctcctccggcgTGCACTCCGACCGCAGCTTCCTTGGCGCCTTCTTCTTCACCTTTGCGGGCGGGTCTACGGCCAGGCCGCTGGAACTCGGCGGGGCGTCGGCCATGGacgggggagagagggggcggcGCGAGGGGCGTGGGAGGGTTTGGGGGAAATGGCGCCAGATGGGCGTGTGGGGGGGGGTTGGTTTCTCCCACCGACAGGGGGGCCAAGGGAGGGCAAGCGCGCGCGTCCCGCCCGTCCGCGCGCtgtccgtttcaccccaaaaCCGGCGCAAACTTGGGCCGGGGATGGGTCGAAAGCGGACAAAAATCCGTTTGCGCCCGCGCGCTGGGCCGTCTCGTTTGTCCCTTTTATCCCAAACGGATGGGGACGGACAGGatagggtcgcgcggtggagttggccttagaTTCCTCTCGCCATGCGTTGGTGTCATTGGCATTCAAGTGGTACTTTATTTACAAGAACGCCCCACCAACCACGTATGCATTCCATTTAAGCTGCGCATCTACAGCAACTCAACTCAATAGGAGTGTCAAGTGTGCCATGGATTCCACGTGATCCATTGAAATTGAATGGTCCCTCCCTGCACTGCATCTAATAACTGAATGCTGCAGAGGAGAAACATGGGGCAGCAAAAGGGAAGAAGATAAaaagatcatcatcatcatcattgccACGGCTCACAAGAAAGAAAGTACATTCATTTCAACCAAGCAGGagtatttttttcttttcctctCTTCCATTCATATTGCTGGCCGTGGCCGTATCCTTCCGGCCACCGAAAAGAATCCTAAAATGGTATCGAAATGGAACCTACATCGatcaataataataataataataataataaatcccCCCAAAAAACAAAGAGCCAAAAGGTGGACAGGTGATGGTCGCGGTGCCTCCGACGCGTCGGCCCGGAAGCATTGCTCTTGCTCCACCACGCACGCGCGGACGCGAGTTCCCGGAAAGGCTCCTACGACCGCGAGTCAACGCTCTCCGCTGCTGCCCCTTCCTCGGAGGCGGAGGCGGTGGccgaggccgcggcggcggccgaTCGGGCGCTGGGCCGAGGCCTGCGGCGGCCCGGGGACGCGGTGGCGACGCGGCGGAGCGCGCCGCCGGCCGTCCAGTAGCGGCGGCAGGCGCGGCAGAGGTGGCGCGGCTGCCGCACGTTGTAGTTGTTGAAGTAGCAGAACTTGGTCTCCCTGCTCCCGCACCGCGGGCATGGCAACGGCTCGCCCCCGACCGCGGCCGGCTGCGTCGTCgacgggggaggaggaggaggctgaggCGGCGGGGCCGCGGCGCTCTGTCCCGTGGAGACGGAGGTGGAGGCGGGGGCGGAGCGGTGGGCGTCGGGCTGGATGACCTGGCCGAAGAGCTTGAAGCCGGAGGCGTCCGCGTTGGTGGCGTGGGTGGGGAGGTTCGCCATGGAGGAGGCGGGCAGGGGAGATGGAGGTGGGTAGGAAAGTGCCCCCTAtatagaggaggaggcggcggtggtCATCCCATCCCATCCCCCTTGCTTTTACTCCTGCTTTGCTTAATAAACCTGACTTCTTTGTGTGACATGGGTGATGGCCGGCCCCATGCAtggccctctccctctcccccccctctctctctctctctggatATTTTCTCCctttttagttttatttatttatttatttagtagtagtagtaataaATACTCCTAGAAAGCAGTTTAATAAATCTTGGACGGGAGATATGAATGGAGTCATGGGCTATGCATGGTCACTAGAAAAATCCATGTGGGAGTGCGGCATCATGTGACGCCCAGGATTTGGCCGGGAGCCTGAGACTGTTCAAAGTACCAATGAGTGCAACTTTCCACGCTTTATCGCATTCCGATCGTGTTGACTTTTAGTGATCTCTTTTTTCTACTATATATATTCTTCTTGTCGTTTGACTTTTCAAACTTCTGTGGTGATCCGCTCATGAGTGGAACGGACTCAACTGATGAAGCAAAAAAAGTGCCTTGGTTGATCCTCTACGCAACAGGGGGAGGGAGTCGTTGACTCAGATTCTCTCTTGTTTTGCGTGTGACGTTTCGTCCTCTGCAAAGCAAAAGCAAAGGTGGGCAAAAACATCTACAAACCGGACATGGTAAATCCGGTCTCCTATACGTCTGTGGTACGTCTATGGATAATGACCAGTTACACTTTAaatagacaaatctaagacaagaattttaaaacagagggagtatacctTAATTACGAAATCTCAAATCCATACAATTATCTGTAACGTGAAACCTAATTTAAACGGAGCTCGTCCAGCTCTATCGTGCCTATGTATGgcggccggctgcgcccctcggTCGCCGACGAAATAGAGTAGGACATGTGACACGCACCGGCTCACAGGACTCGAGGGCCATCTTCCATGCCCTACTCTTCCTCGCTAGAGCTCGTGGCCTGCACGTCACTGGTGGATGTGAGGTCGACGACGAACACATCATGGTCGGAGGCCACGTCCACCACGACGCGGCTGCGGCACCCGGGGTTGCAGGCCACGACAACTGGCCACCTGTCTCGGCGCCGAAGTGTGCGACTCCGCCTCGTCGATGTCAGCCGCGAGGGCTGCGGAGGCCTCCCGCGCCCTCTGGCTCGCACGACGGGCACGCCGCGCCATACACTCAGCAGACAGGTTACGGATGAGCTCATCGTCGGCACGCCAACGAAGGGGTTGCGCGCCCGCCACGGTGTTCGGATGCCAGATGAAGCGCACCACTTTCGGCGAGGTGGCGACGACCTGACTCGTGTTGGATCCACACACGCGGATGCAAAGGATTTGCGGCGGATCGAGTCCGATTGTTGTTGGGCATTCACCTCATGGACGCGGCCAAGCACAATGCGGACGACTATCTTCACAGATCGGTTGACGGAGAACTCAGATCCGTTGCCAGCCATGTCGGAGAAGGGCGGAGGAGAGTGAAGTGGCTAGGGTTTAATTCAACAATCGGATGGGGTTGAATATATACGAGGTCAGAGCAGGCCAACGTGGACCGAATTCGATGTGGCGAGGTAAGAAATGCCGGTCAGTCTGAATGTTTTTGGTGGGTCACTAATTGAACCGTCCGGCAAGGCGTTTGGAGTGGGGAAGGCACCCGCCGTGTGCGGCTCCCGGATACGGGGCATCTGCCTCGAGCGTGACGAGGACAGAATTATATGGCCACGCAATTCCTCTGGCTAATCAGAATGGCAAAAGTCCGTGACAAGACGCACGTCGGGATCTTCTACTAGTACGGTGCAAGGTTAGGCATGAGCAAAGTTCAGCGAGCGAAGAAACAGCCAGCAATGTCACTGTCTGCCGATATACATGGGCGGGCCCGTCGTATGTACAAAGATCGAACGAAATCCAACGGATAAAAAGGCTGAGGTGACGCGTCGGGTCCGTCTAACTGAGGTTCGGTCGAGCTTGATTTTTCCGCCGGGCTCGTTTGCCCGATCAATCACGCGGAAAGCCGTCACCGGTATCTTCTACGCAAACGTGTACTACTACTGCCGTGTGTACGTAACTTGGACGCCTTGAGTTGCTACTATTTTTTTGAACCCGAGTTGCTACTATTGCGGCACAGAGTGATTGTATGATAATTCTCCTAATCCTAGAAAAAAAACTGATAACGATTGAAGAGCTTTTTGTTGGTACGCCACTCTTTTTTTTGTTGGTACGCCACTTGTGTTGTACATAATGGCTTTCTTGCCAAATGTGCCTACATAAGATATTGCATTGTTTTAAGTtgttaagagcatctccagccgcgcccccaacatgCCCTCCTCATACGTTTTTCTGCGCGGGCGCTGAAaaaacggcccagtcgcgccctCAGAAGCCCGTTTTTCGCCGGCTCGGGCTGAAACTGGTGCCGGCGGACCCAGCCCGAACCCGGCGCCCTGGAAGGCGCCTGGGGGCGCCGGCACAAGCGAAAAGGGCGCGTGGGTCCGCCCTGTCGGCGAGTCGAGCGCCTCTTCCCGCCGTTTCTTCCCGCTTTTCACCCACTTCCCTCCCATTCTCTCCATTCCTCCCGCCAAGCTCCCTCCCGCTCGCCTCCCAGCCGGCCGCCATGCCACCGAAGAAGTACGTCGTCCCCCGCGCCGCGGCAACCGCGACCGCCTCCGTCGcccagccgaagcagaggaagccgagGGCGCCGCCGTCCAAGCCACCGGGCATGTCAAATGCCGAGTGGAGGGCGGAAGTTCAGCGACGGGAGGCCGTCACCACCGACCGGCGGAACAGGGCAATCGCCAAGAAGGCCCGTGACAACGCGGCGTGTGCGGATGCGGCTTCGGCGGACCAAGCCGAGGCCGAGGCGACTCGCGCGGGGATGATGAATCCACCGGCGGCCACGCCCAGTACATGCCCGGAGAGCGGCACCAGCGTTGAGGATCAAGTATGCCACGCCGGTCTCCCGCCTCTCTTCGCCGTGTCCGCCCGCCAACTGTTTGTTCCTCCACGCAGTTGCTGCGCATGTTCGCCTTGTATCGGCAGGGCAACAACGACGCCGAATTCAAGTACCTCCACGTCTACAAGCGCATTGACATGTGCCAGAAGTGGGCGGAAGTCCGGCGCACCCTCGACTAGGCCAAGAAGACCTACAAGCCGGACGCGCCGACTCCGGGCGCGTTAGAAGGGCGGCCTGATGGCAACAAAGGTGCCAAGAAGGGGAAACATGCCGACGCGGCCACCGCTCGAGTGCAGGAGTCCATCGAGCACTGCCTCGCCGACGCGCAGGCCCGGGCCGTCCTTCATGAAGAGAAGACCGAGGCGCGGTGGTCGGCGTTGATGTCGAGCAGCGCCGTCAAGCTCGACCTACTCCGGACCAACGTCGCCGCGAAGAAGAGAAACACCGACCTGGATTTCCTGCTGGGCGGGGCGGACATGCTCCAGAGCACCGACGAGGCGGTCAAGGTGTGGTACTTGGTGGAGGGTGGCCTCGTCCGGAACTAGCTTCCCTCGACGACGCCGCCGACGcccacgccgacgccgacgccgccgccaagcccgagCGATGATGCCGCAGAAACTCCCCGCAGCACAGAAGCCACGCCGACGCCGCCAACACGGAGACCCCGCTAAGCCCGCGCACGCCGACTCCACCGACGCCGGAGGCCGACCTCGCCGTCTGATGCGCATGCGCGTCCTTTCTGCATTTTGTACGCCGAACTTGTGGCCGCTTGATCGCCGGACTTGTGGCGTCTATTTTGTGAGCGGGAATGACTACGTTTGAATTTGCCGCGGCTGGGGGGCGGCGCCTGGGGCGTGGCTGGGAGGTAGGTCACCCCCAGGGGCCAATCTAGCGCCGGTTCGCCCCCTGGCCGCTCTTTTTCGGCGCCCTGGGGGCTGAACACCTTGAGGAAcatactactacctccgtcctggtttattagttCCCTTTGTATTCTGTGCCAAAATTTGACCTTAAaattaactaataaaatgttaatgcatgtcataaaaataatataattaaaaactatgttcaaatacgaatccaacgatataatttttggtgacatgcattaatattttgttagttaaatctctagtcaaaatttggcacaaaatacaaagaagacttataaaccaggacagagATAGTAGATGACTATTCGATTGCCTGGGGCCAATTAGTAAGTGAAGCCaaatattcaatatttttagcCCCAACACTAATGTGGAGGTGAAGGCAGAGGTGTGCCAAATCCTTAATATAATGACGAAATCTCTCTCAGATAAATACTTGGGACTCCCTTCTATGATAGGGGTAGACCAAGTAGACTGTTTTAAACATCTTATAGAGAGGATCCAAATCATGGTGAATGGATGGAAAGAGAGGACATTATCTTATGGGGGGAAAGAAGCTTTGTTGAAGGTAGTGGCCCAAGCAATCACAAAACTTATGTGATGAGTGTGTTTAAATTCTTGAAGAAAATCTGTAAGGGGATCACTGATGTAatgtcacaatattggggcgATGTTGAGAACCAACGCCAGATGCACTGATTTGCGTGATGGAAAATGTGTGTGCCCAAAGATAAGGGAGGGATGGGTTTCCGTGACATCCATAGTTTCAACATGGCTATTGTAGAGAAAGAATAGAGATGAACCTGCCCCCTCCCTTGTTGCTTGGGAGCTTATTTGTAGGCCAAAAAACAGGGGTGGTCTTGGTATTCTCAATCTGGGGGTTCAAAATGTTGCCTTGCTCCTCAAACATGCCAGTAACTTCCTCAATAAAAATGATATTCCTTGGGTATCTCTCATTTGGGACTCTTACTACCATGGAAGGGTGCCTCAAGGAACATCTACTTGtggctctttctggtggaaggATATTTGCAAGGTTATGCTGAGTTTTAGAGAGTGTTCTTGGGTTGAGGTTAATGATGGTGACATTGCTTTGTTCTGGTCAGATAACTGGAATATTGGTGATGAGGTCTCTCTTCTTCAATCAAGATTTCCTAGGTTATTTTCTTATGTTAAGGACCCATGGATTACAGTCAAGGAGTTCTTCAGTTCTCAGGATATTGTACAGCATTTTCATCTCCCACTGTCTGCTCAGGCTTTTGGAGAATTGGGCATGATTCAATCTATGATGGATTCTCATAGCAGAGTATCTGGCTATAAGGATGTGTGGTTTTGGCAGAACTCTTCCAAGCAGTATAGACCCAAGATGTTTTACACCAACACATTCCAGTCTGAAACCTTTAACCCTCTGCTCTGTTGGATATGGAAATCATCCTGTACTCTCAAGATTAAGGTGTTTGCTTGGATGCTCATCATGGACGGGCTGAATACAAaggatatggtggaaagaaggCATTGGCACATGGAGGATGGTGTGCATTGTAGACTCTGCCCCCGGCAGGTTCGAGAGACCAGGGATCATCTCTTCTTCTACTGCAATTTCAGTGTTCGTGTCTGGAACTACCTGCAAATTGATTGGCCTGCAGGGAACTCTATGTCTGATGTGGCTATTCAGGCTAGGAATGATTTTGACAAGCCTTTTTTCTTTGAAGTGGTGTTCACTGCATGTTGGAACATTTGGATCATTCGAAATGCCAAGGTTTTCAGAAATGAGAGGGCCAGATTTTATAAATGGCGTGCTGCTTTTAGGCATGATATCTCCTTGTTGCAATATAGGATTAAATCTGCCTACAAGGATGACCTTCTCAAGTGgatctctttccttcccccttaaGGCTTAGTGTAGTAAGGCTTTTTTGCCCCCCTCCTCTCCTTTTAGTTTAGCCTCTTTTTCTAGATTACTCCTTGTAATCAGCTGTTGTATCTTTGTTACTTTGTTTAATAAAGTTtttgatatgctgtgggggtttgccccacagttcccagtcaaaaaaacatggctattgttggggaacgtagtatttcaaaaaattcctacgatcacgcaagatctatctaggagaagcatagcaacgagcggggagagtgtgtccacgtaccctcgtagaacgaaagcggaagcgtttagtaacgcggttgatgtagtcgaacgtcttcgcgatccaaccgatcaagtaccgaacgcacggcacctccgcgatctgcacacgttcagctcggtgacgtccctcgaactctagatccagctgaggccgagggagagttttgtcagcacgacggcatggtgacggtgatgctgaagttaccgacgcagggcttcgcctaagcactgcgacaatatgaccgaggtggaaaactgtggagggggcaccgcacatggctaagaaatcaacttgtgtgtctatggggtgccccctcccccatatataaaggagtggaggagggggccgtccggcctcaaggggcgcgccccaagggggggaatcctactcctactaggagtaggttcccccctttcctagtccaactaggaggggaaggaaagaggaagagggagagaaggaaagcccccccaattcggattgggcttggggggtgcgtgcctccacttggccgcctcctcctctcttccactagggcccatgaaggcccattgaccccccggggggttccggtaaccccccggtactccagaaaatgcccgaacttatcagaaacctttccggtgtccaaacataaccttccaatatatcaatctttacgtctcgaccatttcgagactcctcgtcatgtccgtgatctcatccgggactccgaaaaaacttcggtcatcaaatcacataactcataatacaaatcgtcatcgaacgttaagcgtgcggaccctacgggttcgagaactatgtagacatgaccgagacacatctccggtcaataaccaatagcggaacctggatgctcatattggttctacatattctacgaagatctttatcggtcaaaccgcataacaacatacgttgttccctttgtcatcggtatgttacttacccgagattctatcatcggtatctcaatacctagttcaatatcgttaccggcaagtctctttactcgtttcgtaatgcatcatcccgcaactaactcattagtcacattgcttgcaaggcttatagtgatgtgcattaccgagagggcccaaagatacctctccgatacacggagtgacaaatcctaatctcgatctatgccaactcaacaaacaccatcggagacacctgtagagcatctttataatcagccagttatgttgtgacgtttgatagcacactaagtgttcctccggtattcgggggttgcataatctcatagtcagaggaacatgtataagtcatgatgaaagcaataacaacaaactaaacgatcatagtgctaagctaatggatgggtcttgtccatcacatcattctccaatgatgtgatcccgttcatcaaatgacaacacatgtctatggctaggaaacataaccatctttgataaacaagctagtcaagtataagcatactagggacactttgtttgtctatgtattcacacatgtactaagtttccggttaatacaattctagcatgataaacatttatcatgatataagggaatgtaaataacaactttattattgcctctggggcacatttccttcagtctcccacttgcactagagtcaataatctagattacatagtaatgattctaacacccatggagtcttggtgctgatcatgttttgctcgtgagagaggcttagtcaacgggtctgcaacatttagatccgtatgtatcttgcaaatctctatctccccttccgacacttgatgacggatggaattgaagcgtcttttgatgtgcttggtcctcttgtgaaatctggattcctttgccaaggcaattgcaccagtattatcacaaaagattttcattggacccgatgcactaggtatgacacctagatcggatatgaactccttcatccaggcTCCTTCATTTtctacttccgaagcagctatgtactccgcttcacacgtagatcccgccacgacgctttgtttagaactgccccaactgacagctccaccattcaatataaatacgtatccggtttgtgacttagagtcatccggatcagtgtcaaagcttgcatcgacgtaagcatttacaacgagctctttgtcacctctataaacaagaaacatatccttagtccttttcaggtatttcaggatgttcttgaccactgtccagtgatccactcctggattactttggtacctccctactatacttatagcaaggcacacatcaggtctggtacacggcattgcatacatgatagaatcTATGGCTgaggctgttggggaacgtagtatttcaaaaaaatcctacgatcacgcaagatctatctaggagaagcatagcaacgagcggggagagtgtgtccacgtaccctcgtagaccgaaagcggaggCGTTAAGTAActtggttgatgtagtcgaacgtcttcgcgattcaaccgatcaagcatcgaacgcatggcacctccgcgatctgcacacgtatagctcaatgacgtcccacgaactcttgatccagttgagtgttggggaacgtagtaatttcaaaaaaaatcctacgcacacgcaagatcatggtgatgcatagcaacgagaggggagagtgttgtccacgtaccctcgtagaccgtaagcggaagcgttatgacaacgcggttgatgtagtcgtacgtattcacgatcgaccgatcctagtaccgaaagtacgacacctccgtgatctgcacacgttcagcttggtgatgtcccacgaactcacgatccagcagagtgtcgagggagagcttcgttagcacgatggtgtgatgacggtgatgatgaagctaccagcgcagggcttcacctaagaactacgacgatatgaccgaggtggattatggtggaggagggcaccacacacggctaagagatcaatgatcaacttgtgtgtctatggggtgccccctcccccgtatataaaggagtggaggaggggagggccggccctctctatggcgcgccctaggggagtcctactcccaccggagGAGCTCGCTAACCGGTGGCATCccgaggatcctcctcagtacactggagaggaccactttgatccatgggcatagaccaacttaggccaaaagcctaagcttgggggagtacgtatttctcaccgacattacatccatgttcacacactcgttctagttgtcggtgctcatactttttcattgtactatccatgctagtttattttcgtttcttgttttcttcttgtgtgtttgaaaaaccttaagaaaaaccaaaaaaaaatagttgtagcttttagctagtttactttccatgctatagtagtaataattaaaagaaaacccaaaaagatttctcgttcttcttttgcttgttgggagctttcccgtgtaaatagttttatttcctttctttttttgggggggtcaagaggagaagtccttgatgaaaatgttgagtggctcttatatgcattattgttgatctaaccaAGAGCctatattaccttgtcttctcccttgaattaaatgcttgcagattccagcttagtccagtgcacgtgcactattattatacacaccgttcggtcgtgcgagtgaaaggcaataatgatgatatatgatgaactgattgagatgagagaggctggtatgaactcgacctatcttgtttgtgtaaatatgattagttcatcattcctgattcagcctattatgaatgaaacagaatttcatttgaaggtttagagtttggcacatacaaatttacttggaacggcaggtagataccgcatatag
The Aegilops tauschii subsp. strangulata cultivar AL8/78 chromosome 3, Aet v6.0, whole genome shotgun sequence genome window above contains:
- the LOC109733992 gene encoding uncharacterized protein, with the translated sequence MANLPTHATNADASGFKLFGQVIQPDAHRSAPASTSVSTGQSAAAPPPQPPPPPPSTTQPAAVGGEPLPCPRCGSRETKFCYFNNYNVRQPRHLCRACRRYWTAGGALRRVATASPGRRRPRPSARSAAAAASATASASEEGAAAESVDSRS